One window of the Xiphias gladius isolate SHS-SW01 ecotype Sanya breed wild chromosome 11, ASM1685928v1, whole genome shotgun sequence genome contains the following:
- the LOC120796495 gene encoding Kv channel-interacting protein 2 isoform X3: MKAKNRDQSLSDSRELDGSYDQLTGNPSTSQSKKTIKQRFLKLLPCCKPSAAPSISQNSVEDDFELSTVCHRPESMDKLQEQTKFTKKELQVLYRGFKNECPSGVVNEENFKNIYSQFFPQGDSSMYAHFLFEAFDTNKNGSVSFEDFVFGLSIILRGTINDRLNWAFNLYDLNKDGCITKEEMLDIMKSIYDMMGKYTYPTMQDDAPREHVESFFQKMDRNKDGVVTIEEFIESCKKDENIMQSMQLFDNVI; this comes from the exons GTAATCCTTCCACCAGCCAAAGCAAAAAAACCATAAAGCAGCGATTCCTCAAGCTGCTGCCGTGCTGCAAGCCCTCGGCTGCCCCCTCAATCAGTCAAA ACAGCGTGGAAGATGATTTTGAGTTATCCACTGTGTGCCATCGCCCTGAAAGTATGGACAAGCTGCAGGAGCAGACTAAATTCACCAAGAAGGAGCTGCAAGTCCTCTACAGGGGCTTCAAAAAT GAGTGTCCGAGTGGTGTGGTGAATGAGGAGAACTTTAAGAACATTTACTCCCAGTTCTTTCCTCAGGGAG ATTCAAGTATGTACgcacatttcctgtttgaagCCTTCGACACTAACAAGAACGGCTCGGTTAGTTTTGAG GACTTTGTATTTGGCCTGTCTATCATCCTGAGAGGGACCATTAATGACCGGCTAAACTGGGCATTCAACCTCTATGACCTGAACAAGGACGGCTGCATCACCAAAgag GAGATGTTGGACATCATGAAGTCCATCTATGACATGATGGGGAAGTATACATACCCCACTATGCAGGATGATGCTCCAAGAGAACATGTAGAGAGCTTCTTCCAG aaaatgGACCGAAATAAAGACGGGGTAGTCACCATAGAGGAGTTCATCGAGTCTTGCAAAAAG gATGAGAACATCATGCAGTCCATGCAGCTGTTTGACAATGTCATCTAA
- the abcc2 gene encoding canalicular multispecific organic anion transporter 1 codes for MCAAALEVYCGSVFWNASYLDREDPDLPVCVEQTVLVWIPLGLLWLCAPWNMVSLCRRTPVNTKHLSKLYLCKQLVVSLLLLTAIAALAVTLGEDYGLNKNPSSTAKYPGVYYANPVLYAVTWILLLLCQEGVRRKEGAVDSATLFIFWLLLVLCNVFPFQTILREALRKGEISDVPHFCLFYISFGLELIALILSAVADIPPEAEELIKKNPEAGAAFLSRITFNWFNSMVVKGYKRPLVQEDMWELNEADSAAYINQRFQYFMQSELGAARVRFRTQLKKKRDKNRDKAQEGRNGLSNGLEKGVSQDVLMMEEKGKKEDEKKKKKKDKKKEEEDYPNSWLITTIYKTFKGILIESAFFKLLQDLLSFVSPQLLKFMVSFTQDKSRYAWEGYLYAVLLLVVAFLQSLFLQQYFQRCFVLGMKVRTAIMATVYKKALVVSNDTRKESTVGETVNLMSADAQRFNDVTNFIHLLWSCPLQIILAIVFLWLELGPSVLAGLAVMVLMVPINGLLATKARKIQIENMKFKDKRLKIMNEILNGIKILKLYAWEPSFQEQVESIRGQELKVMRKFAYLTSVSTFIFTCAPALVSLATFAVFVRVSSENVLTAEKAFTAISLFNILRFPLAMLPMLIAAIVQTTVSRKRLEKFLGGEDLESDIVQHDLSFNSTVSVRDGSFAWEREAEPLLKNVSFDINPGRLVAVVGAVGSGKSSLMSALLGEMHCTKGFINIRGSLAFVPQQAWIQNATLRDNILFGSPHEETRFQQVIQACALAPDLELLPGGDLTEIGEKGINLSGGQKQRVSLARAAYSQADIYLLDDPLSAVDSHVGKHLFDQVIGPNGLLKDKTRILVTHGVSFLPHVDEIVVLKDGVVSEVGSYNSLRASRGAFSEFLDTYAREQSNQTRSESDRCQDTADVELIPEREDTQPDSPLEDTVSVTLKRENSIRRSQRNHSVRLRKNSSIRKSEVVQRCESKKGQRLIEKETMETGQVKFSVYHQYLRAMGWGYAVVVFLVYFIQNIAFIGQNLWLSDWTNDAVEYQNMTYPAWKRDTRVGVFGALGVAQGIFVFLGTLLLANASISASRILHSRLLNNILRVPMVFFDTTPIGRVVNRFAKDIFTVDEAIPQSFRSWLLCLLGVMGTLFVICLATPFFTIIIIPLALVYYFVQRFYLATSRQLRRLDSVSRSPIYSHFGETVSGLSVIRAYGHQERFLKHNEITIDENLKSVYPWIVSNRWLAIRLEFLGNLVVFFAVLFAVIARNSLDSGLVGLSISYALNVTQTLNWLVRMTSELETNIVAVERVIEYSKIENEAKWVTDTRPPEKWPKEGRLQFENYKVRYRPGLDVVLHGITCDINSTEKIGIVGRTGAGKSSLTNCLFRIIEAAEGRILIDDIDIATIGLHDLRNMLTIIPQDPVLFSGTLRMNLDPFDKFNDEDIWRVLELSHLKDYVAGLQEKLQHEVAEGGENLSVGQRQLLCLARALLRKSCILILDEATAAVDLETDDLIQSTIRKEFSHCTVLTIAHRLHSIMDSSRVMVLDAGKIVEFDSPSNLLEKQGHFYAMAKDAGITREDITVL; via the exons ATGTGTGCTGCAGCTTTGGAGGTGTACTGTGGGTCCGTTTTCTGG AATGCTTCATATCTGGATAGAGAAGACCCAGATCTCCCAGTATGTGTGGAGCAGACAGTGCTGGTCTGGATCCCTCTGGGGTTACTGTGGCTCTGTGCCCCATGGAACATGGTGTCTCTCTGCAGAAGGACACCAGTGAACACAAAACACCTTTCCAAGCTCTACCTCTGCAAACAG CTTGTGGTGTCTCTGTTGCTGCTGACGGCCATAGCAGCCCTGGCAGTCACATTAGGAGAGGACTATGGTCTAAACAAAAACCCATCCTCAACAGCAAAATATCCTGGTGTATACTACGCAAACCCCGTCTTGTATGCTGTCACATGG ATCCTTCTGCTGTTGTGCCAGGAAGGAGTGAGGCGAAAGGAAGGAGCAGTAGACTCTGCAACTCTCTTCATCTTCTGGTTGCTCCTTGTTCTATGCAACGTCTTCCCTTTCCAGACCATCCTACGAGAGGCACTGAGGAAA GGAGAGATCAGTGATGTCCctcatttttgccttttctaCATTTCCTTTGGACTGGAACTGATTGCACTTATTCTCTCTGCTGTGGCTGACATCCCTCCAGAAGCTGAGGAGCTAATAAAAAAG AATCCCGAAGCAGGTGCAGCGTTTTTGAGCAGAATCACATTCAACTGGTTTAATAG TATGGTGGTGAAAGGCTACAAGCGGCCCCTGGTTCAGGAGGACATGTGGGAGCTGAACGAGGCAGACAGCGCTGCTTACATCAACCAGCGCTTCCAGTATTTCATGCAGTCGGAGTTGGGCGCCGCTCGGGTCCGCTTCCGAACCCAgttgaagaagaaaagggaTAAGAACAGAGACAAAGCCCAGGAAGGAAGGAATGGCCTCTCCAACGGTCTGGAGAAAGGCGTCAGTCAGGATGTGTTGATGATG gaggaaaagggaaagaaagaagatgaaaagaagaagaagaaaaaggacaaaaagaaggaagaagaggactATCCAAATTCGTGGCTGATTACCACCATTTACAAGACCTTTAAAGGGATTCTCATCGAATCTGCCTTTTTCAAACTTCTGCAGGACCTGTTGTCTTTTGTCAGTCCTCAACTCCTAAA aTTTATGGTCTCCTTCACTCAGGACAAATCCAGATATGCCTGGGAAGGGTATCTGTATGCAGTGCTGCTGCTAGTGGTGGCCTTTCTGCAGTCTCTGTTCCTGCAGCAATACTTCCAGCGCTGCTTTGTGCTGGGGATGAAGGTTCGCACTGCCATCATGGCTACTGTgtacaaaaag GCATTGGTGGTGTCTAATGACACTCGTAAAGAGTCAACGGTCGGGGAAACAGTGAACCTCATGTCAGCAGACGCCCAGCGCTTCAACGATGTGACCAACTTCATCCACCTGCTTTGGTCCTGCCCTCTGCAGATCATCCTGGCCATTGTCTTCTTGTGGCTGGAGTTAGGACCGTCTGTGTTGGCAGGACTGGCAGTCATGGTGCTAATGGTGCCGATCAATGGACTACTAGCAACCAAGGCCAGAAAAATCCAG ATAGAGAACATGAAGTTCAAAGACAAGCGACTGAAAATCATGAATGAAATACTCAATGGGATCAAG ATTCTGAAGCTGTACGCATGGGAGCCATCCTTCCAGGAGCAGGTGGAAAGCATTAGGGGTCAAGAACTGAAAGTCATGAGGAAGTTTGCCTACCTGACGTCTGTCTCTACTTTCATCTTCACCTGTGCTCCAGCTCTG GTTTCTTTGGCCACATTTGCAGTGTTTGTAAGGGTGAGCTCAGAAAATGTGTTGACTGCTGAGAAAGCTTTCACTGCCATCTCGCTTTTCAACATCCTACGATTTCCCCTGGCCATGCTGCCCATGCTTATTGCTGCCATTGTGCAA ACAACAGTGTCTAGGAAGCGCCTGGAGAAGTTTCTGGGAGGTGAAGACCTTGAAAGTGACATTGTGCAGCATGACCTCAGTTTCA ACTCTACTGTCAGTGTACGTGATGGTTCTTTTGCTTGGGAAAGAGAAGCTGAGCCTCTGTTGAAAAA tgtgtccTTTGACATTAACCCAGGTCGGTTGGTAGCAGTAGTGGGAGCTGTGGGCTCAGGGAAATCCTCTCTCATGTCAGCCCTCCTGGGAGAGATGCACTGCACCAAAGGCTTTATTAACATTCGG GGTTCCCTGGCGTTTGTGCCACAGCAAGCCTGGATCCAAAATGCCACTCTGAGAGATAATATCCTGTTTGGCTCTCCCCATGAGGAAACGAGGTTCCAGCAGGTCATACAGGCTTGTGCCCTGGCCCCTGACCTTGAGCTGCTGCCTGGTGGAGACCTCACTGAGATTGGAGAGAAG GGTATCAACCTCTCAGGGGGTCAAAAGCAACGTGTTAGCTTGGCCAGAGCAGCTTATAGTCAGGCTGATATTTATCTATTGGATGACCCCTTGTCTGCGGTCGACTCTCATGTAGGAAAGCATCTCTTTGATCAAGTGATTGGACCCAATGGACTACTCAAAGATAAG ACTCGTATCCTGGTGACTCATGGAGTGAGCTTCCTGCCTCATGTAGATGAAATAGTGGTCTTAAAGGATGGAGTCGTCTCTGAGGTTGGATCCTACAACAGCCTTCGTGCCAGCAGAGGAGCTTTTTCTGAATTTCTAGACACATATGCTAGAGAGCAAAGTAATCAGACCCGTTCAGAGTCAG ATCGTTGCCAGGATACTGCAGATGTAGAGCTCATCCCTGAAAGAGAGGATACCCAACCCGACTCTCCTTTGGAGGACACGGTTTCTGTTACgctgaagagagaaaacagcatcCGCCGCAGCCAGCGCAACCACAG TGTCAGACTAAGAAAAAATAGTTCTATAAGAAAATCAGAGGTTGTTCAAAGATGTGAATCAAAGAAAGGCCAGAGGCTAATAGAGAAGGAAACTATGGAAACAGGACAG GTGAAGTTCTCAGTGTATCATCAGTACCTGCGAGCCATGGGCTGGGGATATGCTGTCGTGGTCTTCCTGGTTTACTTCATCCAGAACATTGCTTTCATCGGTCAGAACCTGTGGCTGAGTGACTGGACCAATGATGCAGTGGAGTACCAAAACATGACATACCCTGCTTGGAAGAGGGATACCAGGGTGGGAGTGTTCGGAGCTCTGGGAGTGGCTCAGG GCATCTTTGTGTTCCTTGGTACACTGCTCCTAGCCAATGCTTCGATCAGTGCATCTCGTATCCTGCACTCAAGGCTACTTAACAACATACTGCGAGTTCCCATGGTATTCTTTGACACTACACCAATTGGAAGAGTGGTCAACCGCTTTGCAAAG GACATTTTCACGGTAGATGAAGCGATTCCTCAATCCTTCCGCTCCTGGCTCCTGTGTCTGCTGGGCGTAATGGGGACCCTGTTTGTCATCTGTCTGGCCACTCCTttcttcaccatcatcatcattcctCTGGCCCTGGTCTACTACTTTGTACAG CGCTTTTATTTAGCCACTTCAAGACAGCTTCGTCGGCTGGACTCGGTGTCTCGCTCTCCTATATACTCTCACTTTGGTGAGACGGTGTCGGGTCTGTCAGTGATACGCGCCTACGGCCATCAAGAAAGGTTTCTTAAACACAACGAAATCACAATTGATGAAAACCTCAAGAGCGTCTACCCCTGGATAGTGTCAAACAG ATGGCTGGCCATCCGTCTGGAATTCCTGGGAAAtctggttgtgttttttgcagttcTGTTTGCTGTTATCGCCAGAAATTCTCTGGACAGTGGCCTGGTTGGCCTGTCAATATCCTACGCCCTTAAT GTAACGCAGACCCTCAACTGGCTGGTGAGAATGACCTCAGAGCTGGAGACCAATATCGTTGCCGTGGAAAGAGTGATTGAATACTCTAAGATAGAGAACGAG GCTAAGTGGGTAACTGACACTCGGCCTCCAGAGAAGTGGCCCAAAGAAGGAAGGCTACAGTTTGAAAACTATAAGGTCCGTTACAGACCCGGATTAGACGTGGTGCTGCATGGAATCACCTGTGACATCAACAGCACTGagaag ATTGGTATAGTGGGCCGCACAGGAGCTGGGAAATCGAGCCTAACAAACTGCCTGTTTAGAATTATTGAAGCTGCTGAAGGTCGCATCCTCATTGATGATATAGATATCGCCACCATAGGCCTGCATGACCTAAGAAACATGCTTACAATCATACCACAG GATCCAGTGTTGTTCTCCGGCACCTTGAGGATGAACCTGGATCCATTTGACAAATTCAATGATGAGGATATCTGGAGAGTACTGGAGCTCTCCCATCTGAAGGACTATGTAGCGGGGCTGCAGGAAAAATTACAACATGAAGTCGCAGAGGGGGGAGAGAACCTCAG TGTAGGGCAGAGGCAGCTGCTGTGTCTGGCTCGAGCGCTGCTGAGAAAGTCTTGTATCTTAATCCTGGATGAGGCCACAGCAGCTGTTGACCTGGAGACAGACGACCTGATTCAGAGTACCATCCGCAAGGAGTTTTCACACTGCACTGTCCTCACTATTGCCCACCGCCTGCACAGCATCATGGACAGCTCCAG
- the LOC120796494 gene encoding cytochrome c oxidase assembly protein COX15 homolog: protein MFLSSIRTSMFCGGRSVSKGFQHNSRGPQLRQWLAKRGQSTITAEAGASSATAAAAVPSAATNRIVGRWLLGCSGLVVGAVVLGGVTRLTESGLSMVDWHLVREMKPPQSQAEWEAEFSKYQQFPEFKIMNHDMTLPEFKFIFYMEWGHRMWGRLVGLAYILPTMYFWKKGYFTRSMKGKVLGLCGFVFFQGLLGWYMVKSGLEEKPESHDIPRVSQYRLSAHLGSALLLYCASLWTGLTLLLPAHKMAETRHLMQLRRFAKGTGGLVFLTALSGAFVAGLDAGLVYNSFPKMGERWIPDDLLAFSPTLKNFFENPTTVQFDHRVLAISSLTAITGLYLFSRRSVLPRRAKVAISLLAAVAYGQVALGISTLLLYVPTPLAATHQSGSVALLSLAIWVLAELRKMPK, encoded by the exons ATGTTTCTCTCCTCAATACGGACGTCGATGTTTTGCGGTGGCAGAAGCGTCAGCAAGGGATTTCAACACAACAGT CGGGGTCCACAGCTTCGACAATGGCTTGCGAAGAGAGGTCAGAGCACCATCACAGCAGAAGCGGGGGCCTCCTCCGCCAcggcagcagctgctgtccCCAGTGCAGCTACAAATCGCATAGTAGGTCGCTGGTTACTAGGCTGCAGCGGGCTGGTGGTCGGGGCTGTTGTCTTGGGTGGTGTCACAAG GCTAACAGAATCTGGGCTTTCTATGGTTGACTGGCATCTGGTGAGAGAGATGAAGCCACCTCAGTCACAAGCAGAGTGGGAGGCTGAGTTTTCCAAGTACCAGCAATTTCCTGAATTCAAAAT AATGAACCATGACATGACTCTGCCAGAGTTTAAGTTTATCTTCTACATGGAATGGGGTCATCGTATGTGGGGCAGACTGGTTGGTCTTGCATACATCCTCCCCACTATGTACTTCTGGAAGAAAGGATACTTCACTCGCTCCATGAAGGGAAAAGTTCTGGGGCTTTGCGGATTTGTTTTCTTCCAG GGCCTTCTGGGATGGTACATGGTAAAAAGTGGTCTGGAGGAAAAGCCAGAGTCTCATGACATCCCACGGGTCAGCCAGTATCGCCTGAGCGCTCACCTTGGTTCGGCCTTGCTACTCTACTGTGCCAGTCTCTGGACGGGGCTTACTCTGCTGCTGCCTGCGCACAAG ATGGCAGAGACCAGACATCTCATGCAGCTCAGAAGGTTTGCCAAGGGTACTGGTGGACTTGTCTTCCTTACTGCTCTTTCAG GTGCTTTTGTTGCTGGTTTGGATGCTGGGCTGGTGTATAACTCCTTCCCTAAGATGGGAGAGCGATGGATCCCAGATGACCTGCTGGCCTTTTCTCCCACCCTCAAGAACTTCTTTGAAAATCCCACAACTGTGCAGTTCGACCACAGAGTTTTG GCGATCTCTTCTTTGACCGCAATTACAGGCCTCTATCTGTTCTCAAGAAGGTCGGTGCTGCCCAGGAGGGCTAAGGTCGCCATCAGCCTCCTTGCAGCAGTGGCTTATGGACAG GTTGCCCTTGGTATCAGCACCCTGTTACTGTATGTCCCCACTCCACTGGCAGCAACTCAccagtctggctctgtggcGCTTCTCTCACTGGCCATTTGGGTTCTGGCAGAGCTCCGCAAGATGCCCAAGTAA
- the cutc gene encoding copper homeostasis protein cutC homolog, protein MEEGFLMEVCVDSVESAVNAERGGAGRLELCSSLLEGGLTPSLGLLQVVKQYVKIPVFVMIRPRGGDFLYSDQELEVMRKDIELMKSHGADGLVLGALTEDGRVDTELCMELLAAARPLPVTFHRAFDMVHDSAVALETLVSLGFQRVLTSGCDSSALEGLPLIKRVIDQAKGRIIIMPGGGITERNLQRILEGSGAQEFHCSARSSRDSAMKFRNTCVTMGAAFSAPEYNLKVADVSKVRTLNAIARNTL, encoded by the exons ATGGAAGAGGGCTTTTTGATGGAAGTGTGTGTGGACTCCGTGGAGTCTGCTGTCAATGCTGAACGAGGAG GTGCAGGTCGACTTGAGCTGTGCTCTAGTCTTCTGGAGGGAGGGCTCACTCCCAGTCTAG GTTTGTTGCAGGTAGTGAAGCAGTACGTCAAGATTCCAGTCTTCGTGATGATACGGCCTCGCGGAGGGGACTTCCTGTACTCAGATCAGGAATTGGAGGTGATGAGGAAGGACATAGAGCTGATGAAGAGCCACGGTGCCGATGGCCTAGTGCTGGGAGCCCTGACAGAGGACGGACGGGTGGACACAGAGCTCTGCATGGAGTTACTGG CTGCTGCCCGTCCTTTGCCTGTCACCTTCCACCGAg CTTTTGACATGGTTCATGACTCAGCGGTTGCTCTGGAGACTCTGGTATCATTAGGTTTCCAGCGCGTGCTGACAAGTGGCTGTGACAGCTCTGCTTTGGAAGGACTCCCTCTCATTAAACGGGTCATTGATCAA GCTAAAGGGAGAATCATCATAATGCCAG gAGGGGGTATCACAGAGAGGAACCTGCAGAGAATTTTAGAGGGATCGGGTGCTCAAGAGTTTCACTGCTCAGCCCGCTCCAGTAGAGATTCTGCCATGAAGTTCAG GAACACCTGTGTGACGATGGGAGCTGCTTTCTCAGCACCTGAGTACAACCTAAAGGTGGCAGATGTGAGCAAAGTCCGCACTCTCAATGCAATCGCCAGAAATACCTTGTGA